Genomic DNA from Solanum pennellii chromosome 3, SPENNV200:
AGGACTGCAATAATAGGAGATCAAGAAATTTCTTCGCATTCCATATGAGTGGCCTACAAGAGGTGAAGGGATGATCCCTGGAGTTATTTTTTGGTGTTTATGGACTGAAAGGAACCGTATATGCTTCTGATGGGATCTCAACTCCAAACCACTCTCTCAAAGCTAAATGTTTACCTATGCTCTATTCAGTTGGGTTAATTTAACTCCTGTATTTAGCACTGAACAGTATCTTGACTTTGTTAACTCTAGTCTTTAGCACTAGTTTGAAGATTATAAAGGAGCTAACACCTTTTGCTTAGGCCCTCTGGTAACCGTTTTGTCTATTCTGTAGTTCTTGCTAGATGCTTTTTAATGAAATACCGtactacattttaaaaaatgaatttagtaTGATTGACCTTTTATTGTACGAAACGGAGTAGGGTCAAAAATGCCCTTAACATATTAGAAATGGTTCAAAAATGAGGCCTTGCACCTATTGGATCAAATTTGCCCTCCTTTTCACCTGTTGGGTCAAAAAAGCCTTCCTTCCACTTATTGAGTCAAAAATGCCCTTAACCTATTTGAAATGATACAGATTTGCCCTCCTTCTGACTTCTGCCTAAAAAAATGTGTATCAACTATTAAATACTATGTAGTATCCCTGCACTTCGTCTGGTCTTAAAATATCTTATTAGAATTTATaaagtataatattttaatgatatcaaatatttaaagaatTCTTCTTATCCTTCAATTCGAATAAATTAAGTTTCAGCTTTTAATCTATTTTACTTCCAGTATCTTACTTCTATATCTTTTTCTCCTGTTACTTAaaatttttagtcttttaaaaCTATTGagatttttgtataatttatgttaagTGATATTGCATTTGCACTCTATTAAGAAACATCTTAAAAGAACAAAATCTCAACAAAAGTTCATCTTTTTGTGGGCACACACGCATATTGAAATTTATCTTTCTAAACAAGTTATATCATATATGTATTCATaaaggggtcgtttggtttgAAGACATGTTATGCTAAGATTAGTTATGCTGGGATTACTTATGTTGGGATTAGTTATACTGAGATCAGTGTCATGATTGGTTTGTTGTATTAACATGGATTGCATAATTTCTAAGAAGTTGCCTGTTACAAAAACACACTCTACCTTATTTAGTAGTAAGGGTTTGAGGGGAGTGTTTTAGTCATTTTCATTGTTTATCCCGGATAACTAATCCCGACAATATTTTTCCATCCTCTGCCAGGGATAACTTATTCTGGTATTACCAACAAGTCCTGGTATTAAGTTATCCAAGAATTAGTAACCAAACAAGGAATAAAACTGTACTAAAAAGATATCAGAAGAAAGTTTTCTTAGTATATACATTATGTTGAACTAGGGAGTACTCTATTTATTAGCGCTTGAGCATATAAAGTAAATGCTCGAGTGTATATTCTCGTCATGAGCATTTGATATGGAAATATAGCAGTTTAGACAGAGAAGTAGGTTAAGTGTGATGTGGACCTTGACTTCCCTAAGATTTCCAAGACATGAAAAGAAGATAGTATATTTAAAGAAAGTGCTTATATATGTGGTACTGAAGATATAGAATGTTTAAGGTTCAAAGTATAGATTACATGCAtgagttttcttttttctttttttgataactGAGATCTGTCTGTGACCTGCCCTTTGGACCAATCACAGCCATGTCTTAGGTTGTATAAATAGGAACATTCAGCTTTTCATTTGGAAGCTGACTATTGATGTacatacttttatttttgaaaaggtATAGTTGTATTCTTCAGCATTAAGGGTATGTCGGCTACCTCCAAAAAGTTACAAACCAGTTGCTGTAATTACCAATATCTTAAGAGATGTACTATCTTTCTCTCCAAATTGACCACCATACACAGGTTGGTACTATAGTCCACCATTGTTTCTCGACTATTGATGTACATACTTTTTGAAGCACTCTCCTAGTGCTATTTCGATATAACTATTAccttttattttagaaaaaagagTTTCTAAAGAGAGGCAATATGTTGGGATGGTACATACAACTCTCAATAGATATTCTGATAAGTTCAGTTTCAGAAAAATAGATATTCTGATAAGTTGTAGGGCCTTAAGTTAGCTAGAAAAACTTGACTGATATAACAATCAGCCTGTCTTCTGATGCGTCCTTTTGTAAACATGTCGTATTCTTGAGTATCTCCAATCTATAATGAAGAAGATTATTAAGCACAGTTCTCCTATTTCATATGATGTTTTTTTTGGTTCTGCAGGTTCTTACTCCAAATGTACCTGATATTATGGTTATTCCACCAGAGGATGATCATATGCGCCATGTTATTGATACTATGGCTCTGTGTGTTCTCGACGGAGGTTGTGCTTTTGAACAAGCCATAATGGAGCGAGGCCGTGGAAATCCTCTGTTCAGTTTCTTGTTTGAGCTTGGCTCGAAGGAGCATACTTACTATGTTTGGAGGCTCTATTCTTTTGCTCAGGTAATTTGCTGCTGCGGTAAAGTCTGGATGAATGTTACTGCAATTATTTTCTTCCTGTTAAATGGAGTTAATAGTACTCGTGACATAACCCGATCGACCACTTCTACAATCCACGTGGATACTTCAAACAATGTTTCAATGGCAAGAGCTTGTAACTGACGAGAATTTTGTTGttgtcaattattattttgctTTCCATGTTATGCAAAGCAATACGACTAATTGTACTTGTGATATAATCAATCAGTGAAATACTTCATTTGATATCCTTTGCAGGAATTGGGACATTTTGTCCTCTTATGCTTTTATTTCCTCACTGataaaattttctttccttATTCTTAAAAAACAGGGAGATACTCTTCAACGGTGGAGGACAGTACCTTTCATCATGATAACTGGTAGTGGGAGGTAAGGCATTGTTCCAACTTATATCATCTTTCATTACACATTCCATATTTACCTTTCCTCTTGCTGAAGTATCAGATATTTGATGCATGTGCATGTCAGTTCCTGAATGCAACACTTATTGAGTCAGTTTCTTAGGAAGCTTCTACCGATATTTCCCTGAGTTAATGTTTGCTGTGAAAGAAtgaaatcatataaatataatttatcattCAATTTTTGCAAAGGCTGCTGAGTTCTGCAAGGCTTTGATGCAGCCTTTTTGGAAGTTTCCTTGATATTGTGCTCTTTCTTCAAATATAACAAATTCACATATGCAGGTGGATACCACCCTCTCTACCAACACCGAAAGGAGCTGATCATGAAAAAGAAGCTGGGAGCACATATGCTGCTGGAAGAAGCAGGGTATGCCCTTTTGATTAGCTTTCTGTTCTAAGGCATTTAAGAGTTTGGATTTTGACTTTGGAACTTGATTAAAAGTTTCTTTGTAATTGATGTTTCTACTATACCTTGTTCAGCGAGTGGATGTTGAACGAACATTGACTGATGCTCAGAGGGATGAATTTGAGGATATGCTCCGTTCATTGACACTAGAAAGAAGTCAAATAAAAGAAGCAATGGGTTTTTCTTTGGACAACGCTGATGCTGCTGGAGAGGTAACTTTAAGCTGGTTTCATGTAGCAGTCAAATAGCTCACTTGTGTATGAAGCTCTTCTTTCATATTTAACTTTTCAGAGGCAAAATTGCTGATTTTGCATTGTGTTTGTGTCAATGTTCATAATGCTTCTCGTTGCCCCTTTACACTTGTTTTGGCATGACCTGTTACATGTATACTTCGGATGGTTCTCATTAATGAGCATATTCCAACACAGTTGCATTGCTGATTATAATTTGCAGGTTGTTGAAGTTTTGACAGAGTCGTTGACACTTAAGGAAACTCCAATACCAACAAAAGTTTCTAGGCTCATGCTTGTCTCTGATATTCTTCATAATAGTAGCGCTCCTGTGAAGAATGCATCTGCTTATCGCACCAAATTCGAAGCCTCTTTACCAGACATAATGGAAAGTTTCAATGATCTATATCGAAGTATAACAGGGCGAATTACTGCCGAGGCACTTAAAGTAATTGTGCATGTCACCTACATTTGACTTGCACTTGCTACATCTTTTGTATCCTTTTTTTGCTCCTCTTTAATGTGTGGTTAATTTTTCCTTGCATGTTACAGGAGAGAGTTCTGAAAGTGCTTCAAGTATGGGCTGATTGGTTTTTGTTTTCGGATGCCTATGTCAATGGTTTACGAGCTACCTTTCTTCGAACCGGGAACTCTGGTGTGACCCCCTTCCATTCTCTGTGTGGTGATACACCTGACGTGGAGCAAAGGACCAGCTCTGATGATGCAGGTGATGGCGGCAAAGTTAACCCAGATGGTGCTTTGGCAATTGGCAAAGGAGCTGCGATGAAGGAACTGTTGAGCCTTCCACTTACTGAGCTAGAAAGACGATGCAGGCACAATGGTTTATCTATCGTAGGTGGTAGGGAAATGATGGTTGCTCGGTTACTTTATCTGGAAGAAGCTGAAAAGCAGAGGGGTCATGAACTAGATGAAGATTTGAAATTTGCGAGCCATTCAAGTTCTGCTAGGTTTCCCAGTACTCGGAAAGATAGCAACCTTGAGTTGGACAGGATGGCTCCTTCCGAACGGAACAGTCAAATGGATTATGACGTACAACTCAAACAAAGAGAGTCTGTATCTTCACACCAAACAAATTCTGCTCCACACTATAATTCAATTGACTTTTCCAGTGACGGCAAAAGTGAGACAATTTTGCCTACATCTAAATGGGCCAGAGAGGATGATGAAAGTGATGATGAACAAAAGAGAAGTTCTAGGGACCTGGGGTTGACATATTCATCTTCTGGAAGTGAGAATGCTGGCGATGGGCTTAGCAAGATCAAGGATGCAGAGCTTACAATGGACACAGGCAATTCAGCATACCCGGAAAGTGGAATGAACGAAGAGTTGAGGTATGGGCAGTTGAGCATTCCTTGTGGGATTATTTCCAAAGATAGGTTTTACTTATTGTCTTTTCATCCATTTAACAACCATGCTAACTTTGTATCTCAAATCATTGAAGgataactttttaaaagttaGAAACTACTCTAGTTTGATCTGCCAGAAAACAAGAAACAATTTCATACCTCCCCACCCTCTCAAGGCCAGCAAATGGATTTCTTGTTTCttcattatgattttattaGTTTTCCTGTGGAAAGATACGAGGGTGCACTTTTACGAAATGAAAGACTCTGCATGTTGACCTTTATAATATTCTTAGGATTAGGGATGTTAATATGCCAAGTGCTGGGAGCGTAGGATACTTCCTATTTCCATACTGCAGATTCTCTTTCTGTTTCAAATTTTTGTGGGATTCTATGCCTCATGCGTGTGATCTTTTGCTTTCAATTTGCTCTCCTCAGTTTTTCTCCTGTTCGGATTTGATTTGTGGTCCATAACTAATTATCAGGCAAAAGCTGAGGCGTCTTGAGGTTGCATTGATTGAATATCGTGAATCTCTTGAAGAACAAGGAATAAAAAATCCGGATGAAATTGAGAGGAAAGTTGAAATCCATCGGCAATGCCTACAATCTGAATATGGTTTATTGAATTTCAGCGAAGATACATCAAAAAAAGGTAAAGCTCTAAACCTGTCAGTAGTTTGACATGTCCgtgtatttatttaaaattaaatcctATAGATCAACATTTAGTGCTGATAAACAGCAGTAATGTGTATTTAATTGCATGTGCAGGTCAAATCTTAGCTTTATACTGCTGTATCATACTTCAATCctatcttttttgttttcaatgtttttttcctAGAATTTTTTTGCTTTAATCAGTTCTCAGATCCTTTGTTGatgtatatttcattttatagtAAAGAACAGCTGAAGCAGTTTGGTTTTATTGCTCATATTAATATTTACTGCTTTcagtttcaaaaaattaatatttactgCTTTAAACAACACTATGAGGACATTCTCTGGATCATAGGTTACTAAGCTGCTTCTTATTAGACTATTTTTTCCTAAACTGTTTCTTTTAGACGTTAGTACAAGAATTTGTAAAGTAACGAGGCAAATAACATCATACATTTAAGCACTTAGGTGAGGATTTAGCTGTCACAGTATTATGTTTTAGATGCAATGCCcttttaacaatattttttctcGGCATCTATAAGATGAATCACTTATTGCTGGATAGAGTtggtcatcatcatatttacGTGAAGATTATGTATCTGGTGCTCCAAAGGATTAGGTTTAGTGGTAGCTTGTTGTATGGATTAGGTGCATGTCAGGAGCCCGAGCTTTGATGGGAGCTTTGATGAGACTATTTGGTGTTCAAGTAGAGAAGGGTAGAGGCATGGGCCTATATCCGCTGAGTATTGTACTTGTGCTAGCTGGTTCTTGGAGATTTCTCggttattaaaaaagaaagtaaaaaagacTTAGATATCTGGTTGAGCAGGATACTGGATAGGCAGCTTttattacaacaataacaatctTACCTTaagttattgatttattttttttgtattcaaaTCGTCTCATATTTCTGCTTTCATAAAAACAGGAGGCAGGTCATCTTCGGAGAGGAGAGAGAAAAGAGACGATGCTCGTGAAGCTTCTAGGAAGCGGCAGCGCAGTCGGAGCAGAAGTGGAAGCCCTCAGTGGAAATCATCCAGCAGAGACCGCGATAGTGATAGAGAAAAGCGTCGTGATAGGGGAAGGAAGAGTGGAAGCAGGGAGAGAGATGATCATGATAGAGACAAATCTAGGGAAAGGAGACGGGCCAGATGAATACATATGCGCTGTGCAAAATGACCATAAATACAGAGTAGTTGCACTATCATTCCTCGGCAGAGATGCATTTGAGCATTTTATCTTTGCTGGGTGGCAAGGTTGCACGATGACCCTCGTTGAAGTAAGGTCCTCTTCTTTTGGTATTCGCTATGCTATGCGCCACACAGAAAACAATGTTTCCGTATTCAGCCAGCTCTATGGCCTAGCAAATTGTACAATTGCAGAGAATCTCATGAACGGCTGTAACTACATCTTACTTTATGCTTCAGATTTTACCTGCATTTGCTAATGCGTTTACTGGAGATTTTGTACTTCGTAGCTTTCATGTAACCTCCTTTACATTAATTAGTGTACACCATCTGAGATGGTATTGTTGGTTGCTTCATGCTTGTCCCCTGTTATTAAAGGTGTGAGGTAAAACATTCATCTTCTCAAATTATTCCTGAATGTGTTCCCATTTACATGGCCCCTTGTTATGTAGCCTTAAGGAAGATGAGGCTTGCTTTTTGTCGACCTTGCTCAGGGTATCTGGGTAGCAATTGCACCCGAAAGTCGTTTTTCACCATGCATTTAGGTATATCATGTATccttttttgttctttcataGAGAGACTCCTACTTCTCAGTTGAAGCAGAGAAACTCAAAAGAGACTTGGCCAAGCCTCGTCATGGAAACAGAAACGAAGCAGAAAAGAACCCAAAATTCAAAGATGAACATACTCAGAAAAGATGAGATTCTCTAGGGACTTGGAAGTTATTTGCTAGTTGGGTGGAATCACTAGATATGGTTACTACTTGGACCGCGGAGCTTGGAGAACGGAGAAGGGGCTGAAGGTGTCAAAGCTGAGAGATTTCATCTTCATGTTCTAGTTCACATAGTTGTTCGGGTGATCGAGGAGGAACATAGGTGGATGAACAAAGAGTTTTTGAAGCTGGGTAGATGACATGACAACTTTGTTGTGCAAAGGAGAGGACCAACGTTGCTATCAATATTGTTGGTGTCCCAATTCATTTAGGGGCTGTTCGGTTACTGATTAGAGTTATGCAGGTACTAGCTAAGTGTGTGTAACTTGTCCAAAAAGATGGGAGAGACCCAAGTTAAAACACCAAGGTAGTAAGTAGTAGATTACCACCAATCATTGCTTAACTACTTTGATACCATAAACAAGTGAGAAATTCTCattttcaagaaataataatCATTTACATCtctttttcaaaacatattCTATGGTGTATACAAAAGTCCTTTATCAAAGGAATATTTTCAGGTGACCGACCAACTATCTGAGCACCAAATTAAACACCAATTACTGCACAAGTCTGTCCAACTCTTCaattttaaagctaagtttgcTGCAATTAGATTTCTATGCCTGAAATTTGCATTCCCAGcttgcttatatatatatatatatattaccagAAGCAGTAACGTCGGTGCGTTTTAACATTGATTTTTAACCTTAGCTGACTCCTGGTTGCAACACAGGAAAGAAAGTCCAGTTGTTTTGAATACCTGATTCCTTCCCAGCAGCCTTGTCACTTGTCCACCATTCACAGTCAATACTGTCCTTCTCCAAGACTTCTATTTTCACATTgtcaaaatcaaaatctttgCTTGAGCCAAAGGTGATATTCCGGTGCTTTCTATGGCATTCATCTTCCCCACTTTCTGAAGCTTTCCTAGGCGATCCATATGTTTTTTCTTCGGCCATAGAGCTACCACTTTTCATTTCACTGGCTAACAAATTGGACACATCCATTGGAAGAGTTGGTTGAGAATGCGACATGACGGGCTCCTTTTCTCTACAACTCGGGACATCTTCTCCAGTTAATTCAAATGAAACTCTGTGATCAATTACACCTTCCCCAATTTCAGAACCATTATCAGAATTGGCAAGAGATGCTACCTCGGAGATTTGGTTCTCCAATAGGTAACTATCTCGGGAAGGAGGTTCCCCACCATTTGGAGTCACAGTACCAGAACCTAGCCTTGAAATTCCACCGTTCGGGGTCAGAGTTCCAGAACCTAGCCTAGAGCCCCAGCCACTTGGCGTTAATGATCCTGAGCCAACCCTTGAACCCCATTTGCGAGTGGAGAAATGTTCATAACCAAGAAATTTCGGAGGCTCCCCCTTACGAAACTCAATAATAGGGCATTTTCCAGGGAAAGGTGAGGAGGTACCAGAATTTGATACTACTGAACCAGGAGATATTAGATTACTACCTGGACTTCCTGGATCTTGATAAGGCACAAACTCATACTGGGACAGCGGGAACTTATAATTGGACCCACTGTATCTTCTGTTGCGGGCCAGTGATGATGTCAAAAGCTGCGCAAAAGGCACTTCTGGTGAAGGTGGAGTTGTCATATGCACCGGCTCAGGTGGGGGAGTAAAATTAGCAGTAGATGGTTCAGTAGTGAAGGTAGAGAAAACAGGTGGGGAAACTAACTGTGTTTCATGAGCATAGGGACCAATTGCAAAAATAGACGCAGTCCCACCGGGAGAATATGCATTGATAGAGAGGGCTTTGAGAGAGAGTAATCCAGCGGGTGACTGGGTTGCAGAAGGAGGATCAGATGGAAGAAAGGATGCAGGAGAAGAAGGAGGAGCTATAAAAGGAATTACAATGGTGGCTGAGTGGTTTGGATTTTCAGTAACTGGAACAGCAGGTCCAGGTGCTACAGGTTCAGGAACAAGGACGGCATGACCAATTCTTTTGCTGTGCTTGTGAGAACCAAAACACCAGTATAGACTCCAGCAGCTTCCCCATCTTCTCTTCTGGAaccaaaaagttaaaagttagtGAATAATAAATCCTCAAAGGAGAATTATGTGCACAATTTTACACATTTAGACAACTGTAAGACTCAGCATTATAATAAGCAGAGGAAGATCCATGCCAATCCATGTCAGTTAACCCAAAATGAGAAAGCAAGTGAAGAGAATGCaagtaaaatttcaaacttgaCGTTCTATAAATTTCACACTGCTCAATCTTCAAAGGAAAAAGACAAGCAGCCGAACTGTAGAAAACACTAAATGTTACAAGAAGCACATAAATCCCTGATAGTTAAACATCTCTGAACAATCCTAGTCAGCATTAATATATATGCCAAAGAGGTTTGTTTACTATGGTAATAACTGGCTACAAATAGGTACCAGAACCGGCCAATTACATTTTTCATAACTATCAACATCctctttttctactttttggCAATTTCATACATTACATGGGTAGAGCTAGTATTTTCAAACAAATACATCCTTTGGACATCAGAAATGACATCAGTGATTACTTCTTATTCT
This window encodes:
- the LOC107015045 gene encoding uncharacterized protein LOC107015045 isoform X2, whose product is MSSVQNTVDTVNAAASAIVNAESRVQPSTVQRRWGSCWSLYWCFGSHKHSKRIGHAVLVPEPVAPGPAVPVTENPNHSATIVIPFIAPPSSPASFLPSDPPSATQSPAGLLSLKALSINAYSPGGTASIFAIGPYAHETQLVSPPVFSTFTTEPSTANFTPPPEPVHMTTPPSPEVPFAQLLTSSLARNRRYSGSNYKFPLSQYEFVPYQDPGSPGSNLISPGSVVSNSGTSSPFPGKCPIIEFRKGEPPKFLGYEHFSTRKWGSRVGSGSLTPSGWGSRLGSGTLTPNGGISRLGSGTVTPNGGEPPSRDSYLLENQISEVASLANSDNGSEIGEGVIDHRVSFELTGEDVPSCREKEPVMSHSQPTLPMDVSNLLASEMKSGSSMAEEKTYGSPRKASESGEDECHRKHRNITFGSSKDFDFDNVKIEVLEKDSIDCEWWTSDKAAGKESGIQNNWTFFPVLQPGVS
- the LOC107014556 gene encoding LOW QUALITY PROTEIN: protein RRC1-like (The sequence of the model RefSeq protein was modified relative to this genomic sequence to represent the inferred CDS: deleted 2 bases in 1 codon); translation: MSARKKTPFQKHREEEEAKKKRAEDETARLYQEFVESFQADNTPGSKAFVRGGTINPNDKLKMDSQGGNSKDEGSGLKKGSRYVPSFLPPPMATKGRDHEKKQKEDKPREKEKGKARNIDNFMEELKHEQEMRERRNQDREQWRDRHTENSAPSSRFDELPDDFDPSGRPGSFDDGDPQTTNLYVGNLSPQVDENFLLRTFGRFGPIASVKIMWPRTEEERRRQRNCGFVAFMNRADAQAAKDEMEGVIVYEYELKIGWGKSVSLPSQALPAPPPGHMAIRSKEGATVILSGPSGPPVTTVPGQNSELVLTPNVPDIMVIPPEDDHMRHVIDTMALCVLDGGCAFEQAIMERGRGNPLFSFLFELGSKEHTYYVWRLYSFAQGDTLQRWRTVPFIMITGSGRWIPPSLPTPKGADHEKEAGSTYAAGRSRRVDVERTLTDAQRDEFEDMLRSLTLERSQIKEAMGFSLDNADAAGEVVEVLTESLTLKETPIPTKVSRLMLVSDILHNSSAPVKNASAYRTKFEASLPDIMESFNDLYRSITGRITAEALKVIVHVTYLTCTCYIFCILFLLLFNVWLIFPCMLQERVLKVLQVWADWFLFSDAYVNGLRATFLRTGNSGVTPFHSLCGDTPDVEQRTSSDDAGDGGKVNPDGALAIGKGAAMKELLSLPLTELERRCRHNGLSIVGGREMMVARLLYLEEAEKQRGHELDEDLKFASHSSSARFPSTRKDSNLELDRMAPSERNSQMDYDVQLKQRESVSSHQTNSAPHYNSIDFSSDGKSETILPTSKWAREDDESDDEQKRSSRDLGLTYSSSGSENAGDGLSKIKDAELTMDTGNSAYPESGMNEELRQKLRRLEVALIEYRESLEEQGIKNPDEIERKVEIHRQCLQSEYGLLNFSEDTSKKGGRSSSERREKRDDAREASRKRQRSRSRSGSPQWKSSSRDRDSDREKRRDRGRKSGSRERDDHDRDKSRERRRAR
- the LOC107015045 gene encoding uncharacterized protein LOC107015045 isoform X1; the encoded protein is MSSVQNTVDTVNAAASAIVNAESRVQPSTVQKRRWGSCWSLYWCFGSHKHSKRIGHAVLVPEPVAPGPAVPVTENPNHSATIVIPFIAPPSSPASFLPSDPPSATQSPAGLLSLKALSINAYSPGGTASIFAIGPYAHETQLVSPPVFSTFTTEPSTANFTPPPEPVHMTTPPSPEVPFAQLLTSSLARNRRYSGSNYKFPLSQYEFVPYQDPGSPGSNLISPGSVVSNSGTSSPFPGKCPIIEFRKGEPPKFLGYEHFSTRKWGSRVGSGSLTPSGWGSRLGSGTLTPNGGISRLGSGTVTPNGGEPPSRDSYLLENQISEVASLANSDNGSEIGEGVIDHRVSFELTGEDVPSCREKEPVMSHSQPTLPMDVSNLLASEMKSGSSMAEEKTYGSPRKASESGEDECHRKHRNITFGSSKDFDFDNVKIEVLEKDSIDCEWWTSDKAAGKESGIQNNWTFFPVLQPGVS